Sequence from the Methanobacteriaceae archaeon genome:
TGTTTTCTCAGAATAATAATTGATAAGGCCAGAAAAATAAAGGCAGAAAGTGTACCAATATTCACCAGTTCAATTATAACATTTAAAGGGAAAAAAGCAGCGATTAAGGCTGCTAAAATACCAACAATAAGAATACAAAGCACCGGCGATCTGAAACTTTCATGCAAATGTGAGAATATTTCTGGTAAAAGACCATCCCGAGACATGGAATAAAAAATCCTGGTCTGTCCAAATAGACTGGTTAATAGTACAGAGGTAAGTCCAAAAAGAGCTCCAAAAGACACAATTGAAGCTGCCCAGTTGACACCTACACTTTTCAGGGCAAAAGTAACTGGAGATGAAGTATCTAATAAATTATAGGGTACCATCCCGTTTAAAACCGCAGCTACCACAATATACAAAATAGAACTTATGATTAGCGAACCAATAATTCCAATAGGCATGGTTTTTTGCGGATTTTTAGTCTCCTCCGCAGCAGTAGAAACAGCATCAAATCCTATGTAGGCAAAAAATACCATTGCCGCTCCCTGAAGTACACCCGAGAACCCGTAAGGCATGAAGGGATGGTAATTAGCAGAGTTTATGTGATTTATTCCCACTATGACAAATAGCAAAATAATGGCAATATTAACCAAGACAATAATAGCATTGAAACGAGTACTTTCCTTTACTCCTAGAATTAGTATCCCTGTTAATAAAACAATTATAAAAAGTGCGGGTAAATTAATAAGTCCGGTTCCCGGAGGTGCAGTGATTATTTGGGGTAAAATAATTCCGGCTGAGCTAAATAATCCTACTATGTATGATGACCAGCCCACCGCCACCGCAGAAGCGGAAATCAGGTATTCATACATTAAGACCCATCCAATCATCCAGGCCCAAATTTCTCCCAGGGCCACATAGGTATAAGTATAAACGCTTCCGGATATGGGGATCATGGAGGCGAACTCGGCATAACAAAGAGCTGTGAAAATACAGGCAATGGCTGATAAAACAAATGACAAAACAAGAGCTGGACCAGAATAGTGGGCTGAGGCCACACCAGTAACAATAAATATCCCTGCTCCAATAATACATCCCAGGCCCATTATTATTAGATTAATAGGACCAATACTTCTTTTTAAAGTTTTATCATCATTATCAGAAGATAAATCATTAATTGGTTTTTTGGCAAAAATTCTTTTCACATTTTCACCAATTATTCATTTTCCTGTTTCTTTCTCAGGTATTAGAGCACCTAAAACAATAGCATCATCCGTTTCTCCCATTTCTACTTCTTTATCATCCTCTTTTCGGGAGTTTTTATATTTCCGGTACGCGAAGTAGACTACCAGACCCAATATTAACCAGACGGCGAATATTTTAATGGTTAAAAAAGTAAGTTGTGTTATTAAAGCCAAGCAGGCAATAATAGAGGCCACCGGGATTATGGGAACCAGAGGGCACTTGAATTTTCGAGGGATGTGGGGGTGACTTTTTCTTAGATAAATAACGGAAATAGCTAGAAAAATAAATGCAGATAAAGCTGCAATATTAACCAGTTCAAATATGTCTCCCATAGGTAAAAATGCAGCGACCAGGGCAGATATTCCTCCCACCAGGATTATACTTATTGCTGGGGAGTTAAATTTGCTGTGCACATGAGTCAATTTCTTAGGAAGCAATTCATCCCGGGACATGGCAAATATGAGACGGGGAACCACAAATAAATTAACCAGAATAACTGTGGTCAAACCAGCAATAGCACCTATGGTTATGATGGTTGTGGCCCAGTTAGCCCCTACTGATTGTAAAGCCAGCATTATAGGGGCCTCACTATTAGCAAACATACTGAAATTTACCATACCATTCATCACTCCCGTAACAACGATATAAATTAAAGAGCAAACAGCCAGAGAACATATAATTCCTATGGGAAGAGCCCTTTGTGGATTTTTGGTCTCTTCAGCTGCAGAAGCAATAGTATCAAATCCTATGTAGGCAAAGAATACAATTGCTGCTCCCTGAAATATTCCAGATATCCCATGAGGAGCAAAGGGATGATAATTAGCAGGATTTATAAACTGGTATCCCACTACCACAAAAAGAAGGATCACTGCCAGCTTAATAAAGACAAAAAAAGCATTTATCTTGGCACTTTCCTGAGTTCCTTTTATTAATATGGCACTTAATACAACAATAATTAAAAAGGCAGGCAAATTTACCATTCCTGCTCCATTGAGGGGAGAAGATGTTAAAAAAACAGGTAAAGCCATTCCCATGGATGCTAGAAATCCTACCACATATGATGACCATCCAATAGCCACGGAAGCTCCTGCTATTATGTACTGAAGTATGCTGGTCCATCCTATTATCCAGGCCCCGATTTCTCCAATGGTAACCTGCGTATAAGTATATATACCTCCGGTAACAGTGATCATAGAAGCCATTTCAGCGTAACAAAGGGCCGTGAGACTACAGGCCAGGGCTGCTATTATAAATGAGATTATTAA
This genomic interval carries:
- a CDS encoding amino acid permease, encoding MKRIFAKKPINDLSSDNDDKTLKRSIGPINLIIMGLGCIIGAGIFIVTGVASAHYSGPALVLSFVLSAIACIFTALCYAEFASMIPISGSVYTYTYVALGEIWAWMIGWVLMYEYLISASAVAVGWSSYIVGLFSSAGIILPQIITAPPGTGLINLPALFIIVLLTGILILGVKESTRFNAIIVLVNIAIILLFVIVGINHINSANYHPFMPYGFSGVLQGAAMVFFAYIGFDAVSTAAEETKNPQKTMPIGIIGSLIISSILYIVVAAVLNGMVPYNLLDTSSPVTFALKSVGVNWAASIVSFGALFGLTSVLLTSLFGQTRIFYSMSRDGLLPEIFSHLHESFRSPVLCILIVGILAALIAAFFPLNVIIELVNIGTLSAFIFLALSIIILRKQHPEIPRKFKCPLVPLIPILSIVFCSFLIFQLSHTTLERFGISLLIGLAVYFAYGMKNSNLRANDGDCKLNVKFMIKYIQKFMQKLNYSYFKTIFNHIFYLRGFKKL
- a CDS encoding amino acid permease, coding for MRTLFKKKDIEECLHCKTTGEKLKRTLGPFQLIIMGIGAIIGAGIFIVTGIGSATSGPSLIISFIIAALACSLTALCYAEMASMITVTGGIYTYTQVTIGEIGAWIIGWTSILQYIIAGASVAIGWSSYVVGFLASMGMALPVFLTSSPLNGAGMVNLPAFLIIVVLSAILIKGTQESAKINAFFVFIKLAVILLFVVVGYQFINPANYHPFAPHGISGIFQGAAIVFFAYIGFDTIASAAEETKNPQRALPIGIICSLAVCSLIYIVVTGVMNGMVNFSMFANSEAPIMLALQSVGANWATTIITIGAIAGLTTVILVNLFVVPRLIFAMSRDELLPKKLTHVHSKFNSPAISIILVGGISALVAAFLPMGDIFELVNIAALSAFIFLAISVIYLRKSHPHIPRKFKCPLVPIIPVASIIACLALITQLTFLTIKIFAVWLILGLVVYFAYRKYKNSRKEDDKEVEMGETDDAIVLGALIPEKETGK